In the Arthrobacter zhaoxinii genome, one interval contains:
- a CDS encoding SixA phosphatase family protein, producing MTGHHLKKLQLLRHAKADWPRDVADHERPLSGRGHRDAPLAGQWMREHGSIPDFILCSSALRARQTCTWVCKELGDKAPTAKLEDGLYAATPERILSLINHVPDTVTSLLVIAHLPGVQDLAMRLASADSDEDAVMEMATRYPTSGLTVMEHALSWAELDGRDARITDFVVRRA from the coding sequence ATGACCGGCCACCACCTGAAGAAACTCCAGCTCCTGCGCCACGCCAAGGCGGACTGGCCCCGAGACGTCGCAGATCATGAGCGGCCACTCTCCGGCCGGGGGCACCGGGACGCGCCGCTGGCCGGCCAATGGATGCGCGAACACGGCAGCATCCCCGACTTCATTCTCTGCTCCTCCGCCCTGCGTGCCCGGCAGACCTGCACCTGGGTCTGCAAGGAACTCGGCGACAAGGCGCCCACCGCGAAGCTCGAGGACGGTCTCTATGCAGCGACGCCGGAGCGGATCCTCAGCCTGATCAACCATGTACCGGACACGGTCACCAGCCTGCTCGTCATCGCGCACCTTCCCGGCGTCCAGGACCTGGCCATGCGCCTTGCTTCGGCGGACTCGGACGAAGACGCCGTCATGGAGATGGCCACGCGGTATCCGACGTCGGGCCTCACCGTCATGGAACACGCGCTGTCCTGGGCCGAGCTGGACGGCCGCGACGCCCGGATCACCGACTTCGTGGTGCGCCGGGCCTGA